Proteins from a genomic interval of Burkholderia cepacia GG4:
- the murU gene encoding N-acetylmuramate alpha-1-phosphate uridylyltransferase MurU — protein MSTTLTTAMIFAAGRGERMRPLTDTRPKPLLEAGGKPLIVWQIEALARAGIETIVINHAWLGEQLEATLGDGSRWDVRLAYSAEGDALETAGGIAQALPLLERDGKPTVFAAVAGDVYCAFDYRTLAARAAQMAALDAPAMHLVMVPNPPFHPAGDFVLRNDGRLALAGAPRVTFGSIGLYDTRMFRDIVPGTHRALSPYFKATIEAGRASGELYEGTWENVGTPAQLGELDARLRAAAG, from the coding sequence ATGAGCACTACCCTGACCACGGCGATGATCTTCGCCGCCGGGCGCGGCGAACGGATGCGCCCGCTGACCGACACCCGCCCGAAGCCGCTGCTCGAAGCCGGCGGCAAGCCGCTGATCGTCTGGCAGATCGAAGCGCTCGCCCGCGCAGGCATCGAGACGATCGTGATCAACCACGCATGGCTCGGCGAGCAGCTCGAGGCGACGCTCGGCGACGGCTCGCGCTGGGACGTGCGCCTCGCGTATTCGGCCGAAGGTGATGCACTGGAAACCGCGGGCGGCATCGCGCAGGCGCTGCCGCTGCTCGAGCGCGACGGCAAGCCAACGGTGTTCGCGGCGGTCGCCGGCGACGTGTACTGCGCATTCGACTACCGGACGCTCGCCGCCCGCGCCGCGCAGATGGCCGCGCTCGACGCGCCCGCGATGCATCTCGTGATGGTGCCGAACCCGCCGTTCCATCCGGCCGGCGATTTCGTGCTCCGCAACGACGGCCGGCTGGCGCTCGCCGGCGCCCCGCGCGTCACGTTCGGCAGCATCGGCTTGTACGACACGCGGATGTTCCGCGACATCGTGCCCGGCACGCACCGCGCGCTCTCGCCTTACTTCAAGGCGACCATCGAGGCCGGCCGCGCGAGCGGCGAATTGTATGAAGGTACCTGGGAGAACGTCGGCACGCCCGCCCAGCTCGGCGAGCTCGACGCACGGCTGCGCGCCGCCGCGGGCTGA
- a CDS encoding aminoglycoside phosphotransferase family protein gives MTPPSAASQPDARLEALAAWLRPLAERYALDLSTLAPASSDASFRRYFRVASATSPAGSLVAVDAPPPEKCREFVQVAQLLAAAGDHVPDVLAHDFDAGFMLVTDLGRTSYISVLDPADPAAARPLMRDALDALIRFQLSSKPDVLPPFDETFLRREMELLPEWYVGRHLGKPVTDAMRGTLDRTFALLVASAHAQPQGFMLRDFMPRNLMVCEPNPGVLDFQDAVYGPLTYDVVSLLRDAFISWDEEFELDCFAYYWEKAKKAGLPVDPDFGEFYRQLEWMGLQRHIKILGLFARINYRDGKPHYLNDLPRFLTYARKVALRYRPLVPFAKLLDELEGKAAADVGYTF, from the coding sequence ATGACGCCCCCATCCGCCGCATCCCAGCCTGACGCCCGCCTCGAAGCACTCGCCGCGTGGCTGCGCCCGCTCGCCGAGCGCTACGCCCTCGACCTGTCGACCCTCGCGCCCGCGTCGTCGGACGCCAGTTTCCGCCGCTATTTTCGTGTCGCGTCGGCCACGAGCCCCGCTGGCTCGCTGGTCGCGGTCGATGCGCCGCCGCCCGAGAAGTGCCGCGAGTTCGTCCAGGTTGCGCAGCTGCTCGCCGCGGCCGGCGATCACGTGCCGGACGTGCTGGCCCACGATTTCGACGCGGGCTTCATGCTCGTGACGGACCTCGGCCGCACGTCGTACATCTCGGTGCTCGATCCGGCCGACCCGGCCGCCGCGCGGCCGCTGATGCGCGACGCACTCGACGCGCTGATCCGCTTCCAGCTGAGCTCGAAGCCCGACGTGCTGCCGCCGTTCGACGAGACGTTCCTGCGCCGCGAGATGGAGCTGCTGCCCGAATGGTATGTCGGCCGGCACCTCGGCAAGCCCGTCACCGACGCGATGCGCGGCACGCTCGACCGCACCTTCGCGCTGCTGGTCGCGAGCGCCCATGCGCAGCCGCAGGGCTTCATGCTGCGCGATTTCATGCCGCGCAACCTGATGGTCTGCGAGCCGAACCCGGGTGTGCTCGACTTCCAGGACGCCGTGTACGGGCCGCTGACGTACGACGTCGTGTCGCTGCTGCGCGACGCGTTCATCAGCTGGGACGAGGAGTTCGAGCTCGACTGCTTCGCGTACTACTGGGAAAAGGCGAAGAAGGCCGGCCTGCCGGTCGACCCCGATTTCGGCGAGTTCTACCGCCAGCTCGAGTGGATGGGGCTGCAGCGCCACATCAAGATTCTCGGCCTGTTCGCACGCATCAACTACCGTGACGGCAAGCCGCACTACCTGAACGACCTGCCGCGCTTCCTGACCTATGCGCGCAAGGTCGCACTGCGCTACCGCCCGCTCGTGCCGTTCGCGAAGCTGCTCGACGAGCTCGAGGGTAAGGCGGCGGCCGACGTCGGCTATACGTTCTGA
- a CDS encoding nitrate reductase associated protein: MGLSDAPLLFNFEHDSSENLTYIPMIVRFNLDRFGLRISLEQWQLLPIEDRKLLARFPADDDTAIEPNFDHALFEMLRTHADLEPSWFQPDEQPTWRATDMVPDALVQQSALAGLPAPALAQWQRLAPFQRYVLMKLSRKPKLNHDFVPAMREFGLTATH, encoded by the coding sequence ATGGGACTCAGCGACGCTCCGCTGCTATTCAATTTCGAACACGATTCGTCGGAAAACCTGACGTACATCCCGATGATCGTGCGTTTCAATCTCGACCGGTTTGGTCTGCGGATTTCACTGGAGCAGTGGCAACTGCTGCCGATCGAGGACCGCAAGCTGCTCGCGCGCTTTCCGGCCGACGACGACACCGCGATCGAGCCCAACTTCGATCACGCGCTGTTCGAGATGCTGCGCACGCATGCCGATCTCGAACCGTCGTGGTTCCAGCCGGACGAGCAGCCGACCTGGCGCGCCACCGACATGGTGCCGGACGCGCTCGTGCAGCAGAGCGCGCTGGCCGGGCTGCCGGCGCCCGCGCTCGCGCAGTGGCAGCGGCTCGCGCCGTTCCAGCGCTATGTGCTGATGAAGCTGTCGCGCAAGCCGAAGCTCAATCACGATTTCGTGCCGGCGATGCGGGAGTTCGGGTTGACGGCCACGCACTGA
- a CDS encoding ABCB family ABC transporter ATP-binding protein/permease, which produces MRRYSASGEPAPASTGPRNDWQTIRSLLPYLATYKWRVVLALGCLIGAKVANLGVPVVMKRIVDHLSAVQQLTALGRAEQSAGIVLAGGVGLLVVAYALVRLSTSLFTELRELLFSKVTESAVRQLALQVFRHLHGLSLRFHLERQTGGMSRDIERGTRGIQQLISYSLYSILPTLVEVGLVLGFFVVKYEAYYAYVTFAALVTYIVFTVKVTNWRTHFRRTMNELDSRANSRAIDSLINYETVKYFGNEEWEAQRYDENLKRYRKAAIRSQNSLSVLNFGQQAIIGTGLVFILWRATQGVLAGKLTLGDLVLINTFMLQLYIPLNFLGVVYRELKQSLTDMDRMFGLLSAAREVADATDARPLAVAGAQVRFEHVNFSYEASRPILHDVTFTIDAGTTTAVVGHSGSGKSTLSRLLFRFYDLDRQAGGAIRIDGQDIRDVTQDSLRASIGIVPQDTVLFNDSIYYNIAYGRPTASRDEVIAAARAAHIHDFIESLPKGYDTSVGERGLKLSGGEKQRVAIARTLLKDPPVLLFDEATSALDSRSERAIQHELDQIARHRTTLVIAHRLSTVVHAQQILVMDHGRIVERGTHDELVRADGLYAQMWALQQQRAAAGGEAAEAA; this is translated from the coding sequence ATGCGCCGATATTCCGCTTCCGGCGAGCCCGCGCCGGCTTCGACCGGGCCTCGCAACGACTGGCAGACCATCCGGTCGCTGCTGCCGTACCTGGCCACCTACAAGTGGCGCGTCGTGCTCGCGCTCGGCTGCCTGATCGGCGCGAAGGTCGCGAACCTCGGCGTGCCGGTCGTGATGAAACGCATCGTCGACCACCTGTCCGCCGTGCAGCAGCTCACGGCGCTCGGCCGCGCGGAGCAGTCGGCCGGCATCGTGCTCGCGGGCGGCGTGGGCCTGCTGGTCGTCGCCTATGCGCTCGTGCGGCTGTCGACGTCGCTGTTTACCGAACTGCGCGAGCTCCTGTTCTCGAAGGTCACGGAGAGCGCGGTGCGCCAGCTCGCGCTGCAGGTATTCCGCCATCTGCACGGGCTGTCGCTGCGCTTCCATCTCGAACGCCAGACGGGCGGCATGTCGCGCGACATCGAGCGCGGCACGCGCGGCATCCAGCAACTGATTTCGTATTCGCTGTACAGCATCCTGCCGACGCTCGTCGAGGTCGGGCTCGTGCTCGGCTTCTTCGTGGTCAAGTACGAGGCGTACTACGCGTATGTCACGTTCGCGGCGCTGGTCACGTACATCGTGTTCACCGTGAAGGTCACCAACTGGCGCACGCACTTTCGCCGCACGATGAACGAACTCGATTCGCGTGCGAACTCGCGGGCGATCGATTCGCTGATCAACTACGAGACGGTGAAGTACTTCGGCAACGAAGAGTGGGAGGCGCAGCGCTACGACGAGAACCTGAAGCGCTACCGCAAGGCCGCGATCCGCTCGCAGAACTCGCTGTCGGTGCTGAACTTCGGCCAGCAGGCGATCATCGGCACCGGGCTCGTGTTCATCCTGTGGCGCGCGACCCAGGGCGTGCTCGCCGGCAAGCTGACGCTCGGCGATCTCGTGCTGATCAACACCTTCATGCTGCAGCTGTACATTCCGCTGAATTTTCTCGGCGTCGTGTATCGCGAGCTGAAGCAGAGCCTGACCGACATGGACCGGATGTTCGGGCTGCTGTCGGCCGCGAGGGAAGTCGCGGACGCGACGGACGCGCGGCCGCTCGCGGTGGCCGGCGCGCAGGTGCGCTTCGAGCACGTGAACTTCTCGTACGAAGCGTCGCGGCCGATCCTGCACGACGTGACGTTCACGATCGACGCGGGCACGACGACCGCGGTGGTCGGCCACAGCGGCTCCGGCAAGTCGACGCTGTCGCGGCTGCTGTTCCGCTTCTACGATCTCGACCGGCAGGCGGGCGGCGCGATCCGGATCGACGGCCAGGACATCCGCGACGTCACGCAGGACTCGCTGCGTGCATCGATCGGGATCGTGCCGCAGGACACCGTGCTGTTCAACGACTCGATCTACTACAACATCGCGTACGGCCGGCCGACCGCGAGCCGCGACGAAGTGATCGCGGCCGCGCGCGCCGCGCATATCCACGACTTCATCGAAAGCTTGCCGAAGGGCTATGACACGTCGGTCGGCGAGCGCGGGCTGAAGCTGTCGGGCGGCGAGAAGCAGCGCGTCGCGATCGCGCGCACGCTGCTGAAGGATCCGCCGGTGCTGCTGTTCGACGAGGCGACGTCGGCGCTCGATTCGCGCTCGGAGCGCGCGATCCAGCACGAGCTCGACCAGATCGCGCGGCACCGCACGACGCTCGTGATCGCGCACCGGCTGTCGACGGTCGTGCATGCGCAGCAGATTCTCGTGATGGACCACGGACGGATCGTCGAGCGCGGCACGCATGACGAGCTCGTGCGCGCGGACGGGCTGTATGCGCAGATGTGGGCGCTGCAGCAGCAGCGCGCGGCGGCGGGCGGGGAAGCGGCCGAGGCCGCGTAA
- a CDS encoding acyl-CoA thioesterase — MTDSTLELPQKQPALRVVPQPHDANVHGDVFGGWIMSQVDIAGSIPASQRANGRVATVAVNSFVFKQPVFVGDLLSFYATITRTGNTSVTVDVEVYAQRMRLIGEIVKVTEATLTYVATDTDRKPRQLPPL; from the coding sequence ATGACCGATTCGACCCTCGAACTTCCGCAAAAGCAGCCCGCGCTGCGCGTCGTCCCGCAACCGCACGACGCGAACGTCCACGGCGACGTGTTCGGCGGCTGGATCATGTCGCAGGTCGATATCGCCGGCTCGATTCCCGCGAGCCAGCGCGCGAACGGTCGCGTCGCGACGGTCGCGGTCAATTCGTTCGTGTTCAAGCAGCCGGTGTTCGTCGGCGACCTGCTGAGCTTCTATGCCACCATCACGCGCACCGGCAACACGTCCGTGACGGTCGACGTCGAGGTGTACGCACAGCGCATGCGCCTGATCGGCGAGATCGTGAAGGTCACCGAAGCGACGCTCACTTACGTCGCGACCGACACCGACCGCAAGCCGCGGCAACTGCCGCCGCTCTGA